A window of Ciconia boyciana chromosome 9, ASM3463844v1, whole genome shotgun sequence genomic DNA:
CCTCGCCCACCCACAAAAGCCCACTGCGATCGCCCCGGGCAGATGGCCCCCAATTTTGTGCCTCCCCAGGGATGCCCCGAGCCACCTGGGCAGAGGGTCGccggctcctgctgccacccGGTGTGTCCTCCTGCCCCGTCCCCgggctgtcccccagccccaagaGCCCCCTGCCATCCCCTGTGGTGCGCGGGCGGTCCCCGGCCAAGCGCTGCACCTCCCGGTCCCCGACGGACTCGGACGTCTCCCTCGACTCCGAAGACTCGGGGGCCAAGAGCCcgggcatccacagcttcaaCCTCTGCCCCCGAGGCTGGACCGGCAGCCTGCGGCTGAAGCCAGGGGGGCTTCCCTCGGGGGCCCCCTGCACCTCCTAGACGAGCCAGCCCCGGCCAGGCCACCCTCTCCCCGGTCCCACCAGCCTGGGCGATGCCACCCGCTGACCACCCCACCGGGAACACCCCAACCCTCAGGGCTGAGGTCCCCAAAAAACGGTGTCCCCGCTCCCCGGCGGAGCTGCCGTGGCCCCTTGGCGTGCCGGTGGGGTCAggtgcctcctgcctgcccgccATCCCATGGCCCTGCTCTATTTTTACCGCCCTAACCTTTCGGGGCAGGACTGCGTGgtcagcaggcagagcaggcagagccggcagcggggggagccagcccccccagcacagccccctccctccGCAGCGCTGCACCACGGAGCAGGAATGGGGAACGGGCTCAGTGGTCCCCTGCaagccccctgtccccagcgcCGGGGTGTCCCggaccccagcaccccgcaGCTCTGCTTTCCCGGGTGGCACGGCCGGTGCCGCTGCCCGCGGGGTCGTGGTGCACCCAGCAGGGGTGGGCAGTGCCGAGGGGGTGCCGCGGCCAGGGCAccctctcccagcctccagaTCTGGCTGTTTTCAACTGAAACCAGattttgaggaggaaaagttttgtttttttttttattccagcccccagccccccaattcttcattgccttctttttttacttctgacCCCTTCTCAAAGAAATTCCCCCAAATCCTTCCCTGGTGACCAAAAAGAGAGCCAAAGTTATTTATTGCCACGTCAAGGGGACCGTTTACAGGTGCCCTCCCGCCCTGCCCAGGCAAAGAGGGACAGCCCCATCCTGTACCCTGTCACCGTCCCCATTGCCAGGCTcaccccatccctgtccccacccctgcGGGATGGaggggcacagggggacaggcaggCGCTGTGGCAGCCAGGGCgggtgggaggaggtgggggctgtgggggggggGCCAAAGGAAGTGGTACAGATTGCAGAGGGTTTGAAGGAGGTGTCAGTGCAGGAGGCGATGCTGAGAGTGTCTTGGGGACAAGCCGGTGTCCCCATGGGGAGCCCtgcaaggggctgggggggtgggcaGAGGCTCCCTGAGAGCAGCAGCGTCGGAGGGAGGCTCGGGGTCGGGGGggtgaaggggagaggagggcgTCAGGGTGGACACAGTTACatggcagagcctggggagagcagtgggTGCCCAGGAGGGCAATGGGTCCCCAAAGCACTTGTCCCCACCCAGGGGCGAGCAGGAGCCAGTTGGGGTGCTAGGAGATGCTACGGCAGTGACCGCAGCCACCCGCCTAGGGGACGCAGCCTTAGTGCTGGTGAGACCAGCACCGAGAAAGGAGGATGTGTTTGGGCTGCCGGGGCTCCGGCACGTTCCCCATTCAGGAAGCCCCCGTcaccccttccctttccctgggaCGCGCCGTCACAGCCagcccatccctgtcccctggggtccccccaccctgcagcctgcccttcCCAGGACACAGCCCCCCCCCTCGCTCCACCAGCCACGACGACCCGCCTTCGCCACACAGTTGTATACCCAGCTCAGAAATAAACTGCCATTATCCCACCCTGCCTGGCCTGCCTGCTCCGATCCGTCCCTGAGGTGGTCGGGGCACACATGGCACATGGCCGCCTCCTGCCGCTGCTGCACAGCCACAATCCTGGACCCCAAGGGTCAGCCCTGCTCCgtgccagggtgacagcatcCCAGTCCCCAAGGGCCACCCTGGTCCGTGCTGGGGTGACGGTGTCCAGGTCCCCAAGGGTCAGCCCTGCTCCGTGCTGGGGTGACAGTGTCCCCATCCCTAAGCGTCAGCCCTGCTCCATGCCGGGGTGACGGCATCCCGGTCCCCAAGGGTCACCCTGCTCCGCCCCCTTTCTCAGCCAGAAATAACTGCTGTCCCGCAGCCGGACCGTGGCATCTGGGCTGGAGCCCAGCACGGGTCGGGGCGAGCAGCAGGGAGCCTGGGGGTGCCGCGGAGGGCCAGCCGGGGCCACCGAGCGCTGCTGGCCGCAGCTTGGCTTCGGCCTcgtccccagcacagcaggagagCATCTTCAGTCCCCAGCATCCGGGGTGTCCCCTGGCCAGGTAGGGGAGGTGAGGTCCCACGCTGGGGTCAGCGGGTGGGCGCACAGGGCTCGGGGACGTCCCAGCCTTGGCAGCGGGGACATCGCCACCGTGGGGGTCAGGGTATGGTCTTCCCAGAGGGGGGCTGAGGGAAGGACGGGGTGCATGTCCCGTGCTTGCCGTCCGGATGGTTAATGTTGAActcagagctggcagggagctgcgTGCCAGGCAGCCGTGGCTGTGGCCCTGCAGGGACGCCCTGCTCTCCAGGGCTCTCGGGGGAAGCTGCACAGCATCAGCCCGAGCTGAGGGACGCCAGATGGACCAAACAGGGCTGAGCCACCGCCCCACTCCTCGCACTTGCTACGCCGAACACCCCGGCCGCACGGGAGGGTGCTGCTGCGGGTGGACAGCCCGTGGGGCTCAGaccagggctgctctccagctgcctccctgTGATGAAGCAACCCGGCCCAGTGGCCCCGCGCCCCGTCTTGCCGCTGGCCGAATCGCCGGCTCCCCGGCAGGGTCAGGGTTGTGGCTCCTGCACCCTCGGGGCCAGCGGCTGAAAATAGCTCTGCTGAGGCAGAGGTGTTGGtgggggagcgggcagggctCCCGTGCACCCGGCAGACTGCGGGCAGCGGGTGCTGCGCCGAGGGGGTCAGGACATGAGGACACTGGCTCACTGTGGGCAAGGACAGAACTGGGGACATTTTCTGCCctaaagaaaggcagaaaggaaagacaacAAGCAGCGGCTGAGGGCTGGCATGCTTTGGACATTTCCCTACATCTATTGAAGGGAATGGAGAGTAGCATGGGGATGATGCTGGCCAGGGGAGGTGTTAGGGATGATGCTGTCTGGGGGAGATGCTCAGCCGAAGCCTGGCCTCTCCCTGTGGCACTCCTGGGGTTGATGCATCCCCATGCTTGGTGTCACCCCGGGGCTGCCTCTCTCTTCCAGCCGGGCAGGATCCATCCCGCTCCCGCAGAGCTGCACCAGGAGCGTGGCAGCAAGTGATGACCATCATGAGGCCGGACCCTGAAGACGGtagggggggctgggggtgctgctggTCCCAGGGTAGTCCTGTCCCCCCACCTAGGGGCCAGACCCAGCTCTGGTTGAAGCCAGtggccctgctccccagggcctCCATGACTGCTTTCTTGGTCCCCTCTTGCACCACAGCCCCAAGGGGTGGCAATTGTGTGTCGAAGGCTGAAGGGGTCcatgcacagcagcagaagaggctgTTTGAGCCTCTGGAGCTGAGATAACTCCCCGACAATTCCCCCCCCCAAGGGAACACCGGTCCCTGGCGCAGCTCCCAGCGTGGGCGCGTGGCTGAGCCGCGTGACAGGGACCCCGGCGAGGGGACACGCCGTCTTTGATCTGGGGACGGGggtccccagtgctgcagcagcctcagctgTAGCCGTGCTCTCCCCCGGCCTCCCCAGTGCCCCGGCTGGACCTGGGCAAGAAGGTGAGCACGCCGCAGGACCTGATGATCGAGGAGCTCTCCCTGCGGAACAACCGCGGCTCCCAGCTCTTCCAGCAGCGCCAGAGGCGGATGCAGCGCTTTGTCTTTGAGCATCCCAGCGGCTACAGGAAGGTGGGTCTGCAGCTCATCCCCTGACTCCGAGCTGGACAGCACCTCCCCAGCTCTCGCAGCCTTTGCAGGGAAGCGATTCctcatggggctgggggtctctCAGCAGGGCGGCCATGCTCAGCTGCCCGCTACGCCAAGatgaagggagagcagaggtggCTTGGTGGGCTGGGAGTGGAGATGGGCAAGCATCAGGTTCAGCATCCACCGAAGAGCAAGGGTGCTGGTCCCTCTGTGCACCCACTAACCCCTCTCctcacctcctgcagctcccagggctgggggtgggtggCTCACGCTGCACTGAGAAAGGTGACCCGGAGGGAACGGCAAACGAGTGGATGGTGAGTAGGTGGAAGAAGCTCCAAGGTGCTTTCAACAGGCTCCTCAGTCCAaccagggcagggggagctcCCCACGCCCCGCTGACTGTCCCCTCCGCAGGCAGGGGAGGATGCCGGGGACCAGCAGACTTACCACTCCGAGCTCCACGTGGCAGCACTGCCCCAGGGCGGCCCCCCCGAAGTGCccaagaagacagagaaagtcTTGCAGATGAGCAAAGTCCTCAACCCCGATGCTCTGGCCCCGGGTAAATGCCGCCTACACCCCAAAGCCGACACCGTTGTAATCTCAGTAATGTGGGACTGGAGGCAGcgagctgctgcctgctgaggGGTCCTCCCCAAAACCCTCCCACagagtatttatatatataaatatataacatatatttATGTTATATATATGGAATCCTGCCCCCAACAGCAGGTCCTCCGTGGCCGTGCGAAGGCAGGGCTGTTCCCAGCCCCCTCGCCCCTGCTCGGGACATTGCCCCAGGccagctgtggctgtggctgcagcagcccatgCCATCTCTCTCCCCCCACGCAGGATACTCGGGCCCCCTCAAAGAAGTCCCCCCGGAGAAGTTCAACGTCACCGCCATCCCCAAGGGCTACCGCTCCCCATGGCAGGAGCTCCTCAGTGACAAGGACAACACTGTGCATGGCGAGAACCAGCCGCCCGTGAGACCCTCTCCATGGGACTTCAAGAGCTTCAACAGGTAACGTTGGCTGAGGTGCACACACCACCAGCCTGTCCATCCCTTGGCCAAGCCCTTCAGCCTCAAGAAGCACCTACCATCCTGCCAGGGAAACGCAGTGGTCCATGCACTCTTTATACACCACAGGGGAGCAGCAAGGGCTCAGGTTGCTCTTTTCCTGCTGAGGAATTCCTCCGTGGCTCCTCTGCAAAGgtccctgcctccagcagctccccagaTCTCGTCCCAGCTCCACCACTGGGCTTGAGCAGCCTTAAGCAGCTTGGTCTCACAGGGTAACCTCAGGGATGACGGCTGAAATTTGGGAGGACTAATTCTCACGCACGTGGTCCTGGAGAAGGAATCACTGCTGTTCCCAGCCGGGCTCAGCTCTGGGCTGGGTGGAGGAACTGCACAGACACTGCCAAGTTTCTCTCCTAATTTCCTTAAGGTATccaagcagctgctggaagcGGTGGGGGTATAAGGTTAATCCTCCCACAAGGTGCTAAGAGGTCACCAGATTCCTTCCAAACACCTGCTTGAGATTGAAGTCTCCAGGCCTGTTTCTGGTGGCTCAGCCTGGCAAGCTCCATGCCCTGTGCCTCCTGTGCACCTCCAAATTGCACTGGGGTCAAGGTTGGGAGCAGAGACCACCAAGGAAAATCTCCCCTCGGGGATTCAGGAGATGGAGATCTGGTGGTAGCAAAGCACCAGCAGCCCAAGGTAGAATAATGAGAACTGAACTTTTAACCTCAACATCATCCCAGGGAATCTGCAAACCGAGGTCCTGGCTCTCCTCCTCACTGAAAGCCTCTTTCATGAGGATGAAAGTACGCTAGCCTCGGTGCCCTGGCCAGAGTCACCTTCCAGCAGGCCAGCTCCCACTGGAGCTCCCCACCgggacacagcacagcactgctccCCATCAGACCATCTGCCATGGTGCTGGGCCTCTGCAGGTGGCAGCTTTCCTGCGCCCGCACCAGGGTTGGATTTGGGTCACGGGGGAGATGACTGCCGCACTTTGAACGCCTGGCAGAAGGGGCTGCGGGGAACTACAACCCTCTGCATGGGAACCGCGTCCCAAAGGGCAGAGATCAGCCCGACCGCCGGCGGAGCCGAGATGATGCTGCCACTGTCCCTTCGCTGCTCTCTTCTCCTCAGCCCTGGGCTTTGCCGTGGGGCTGGCAAGGTGCACAGCACAAGGCTGCTGCACACTCAGCCCCCCGTGTTGCCCCTTCCACACCAGTGAAAGCCTGGCAGCACACTGGTTTGCACTGGAGCTGAGGCAGACGAGGTTAACAGAAGAGACAAGGCAGCCGTGGGCAAGTGTGGAGAAGCAAAAGGGCTGCGTTAGCTATTCCCTCAGGGTCTCCTTCCCAGTTACTCAGCCATCTTGAGCTTTCCTGGAGCAGGAACATCCGAGGAGGTGCCATAGGGGGAGAacaaggagctgctgcagacaCTTGGCTCTTTTCGTTCAACATTTAGCCATGTTCCTGCCTCAGTATTTATTTATGGACAGGGACTGAAGCAAGGGCATGTTTCTGAATAATGCTTTACCATTTCTCCCCTCTCACATGCTGCCTTTCTATTTAAAGTCTTGAACTGTTATTTAATACAGATGGATGCTAATTTAACACCAAGCCTCTCGCCACCTCCTCTAATTCTTCACTGAGGCATGAAGATTCAGAGAGCCAATCTGCTTTTAACTGGGCTTTTCATGATCTTCCAAGCTGTTGGCTTTTAAATCACTTCTCAGTTCATCAAATAccaaactgcagaaaaacatgctttttggAACAGATCAGCTAGCAAGAAGCCAGTGGTCTTGCCTAAAGCTAGGTGAATCCCCGCACAGCTCACGTGGGTCACAGGGCAAGGGCAAGTTCACCATCTCAACAGCAACTGCGTTAAAGCAGACTGATTTATTCCCAACTTTAAACATTCAGGCTGTAATGCAAAGACCTTTGGCCACCTTGCTAAGGTGCGCTGCCTTAAGAGAGCGAAAACCAACCTTTGAAAAGGACTGTCTTTtcccaaaagggaaaaaagtttctgGAACAAACCTCTCTCATTTACCTTTCCCCCCTTATTTCTCCCTAGGACACTGTTGCAAAACAGTGCCACGTTACTCATGTTTGAGCAGCGCTTCCCAAAGCAAACATTCCCAGCTATGCCTCATTGATAGCTCAGTCTCCATGTGCTGCTCCAAAACCAACATTCTTGGCTTTTTGGGGGCTGGCACTCTCTTCCCCAGTCCCTTTTCACATTTCTCCAGAAAGGGATGACAGCTCTTGCCCCCACACTGCTCCTCCTGTTAGTCATAGTTCAAGAGAAGCTGTCCCAAAAGGCAGACTGGAGCCAGGGCCAAGAGAAAGACATTTGCCTGCACATGTGCTAGAGCAATCAGGAGGCAGCACTATCAGCCTTGACGCTCTGCAGAACACATTAGCTGCGGAGGAGTCACTTTCTAAAGACCAGGGGGGTTTGTCACCATCACCTGCTCTCTTAATCTAACCCCTTCACAAGCGAAACATCTCTACCGCTGTTGGCGGAGTCCATCAAGAGAGACTATGGTAAAGGTAGGAACACGCTTCCTCCCCTGCACTGCCACTGATGCTCAGGCACCAAACCCCGCTCCCCAGTCCCACCAAAGCTTGAGCTGAGGTTGGCTCTGTACAAGAGAAGCACCTCGCTGGGCTAGCAGAGGCTCTAACGGCAtcctggggaggaagaggagggctgTCATTTGCTACAGGCATTGCTAGGTTGCTGCTGGGCTCAGTTAGAAAATCCAGACCTGCTTTTTCCATCACCTCTAATGCATGCTCAACCTCTCCTCGTGACGTGCCAAGTCTACTTTTTCTCGTGCCGCAGGACTCCCGCCCCATTTGACAGAGCACTGGTCAGCGACCTGTTCTCTGTGCCTGCCGTGGACCTGGATAACCTGAGCGTTCTGGAGGTGATTTCCCACAGACCCAACTTCAACAGAGCGGCGCAAGGTTGGGTGCGGATTCTACCAGAGAGCGACGACCTGTAGTACATGTGCTCCCTTCCCCATTGCCACGGATGCTTTTATCGCTAGACTCAAACATGTTTCGCACGGTAGGGGAGAGGGGAGTAAGTATTCTTCGTGAAAGCTAAGCTAGTGGTCTCGGGTTGTCATCTTCTTCAATAGGATTTGAACAACCTCAAGTCTGGGACCATTTTGAATTCCCCTCGTACCAGCCATTGTCACAAGGGCATTTAGTGCTAAGCTAACCAGCCAAGTTCTCATTGTTAATGCAAGCAGATCCCTGTAAGCTCCTGTACAAAACATCCCGTAGAGcctgtcctcctccctgccttgtGGAAAatggcagcactgccagctgcaACACACCAAGCTGTCTCGCTGCTTCTTCACCGACACACAAGACCTGCTCTGACAGCTGGTGCCATTGCAGAGAAATTCCATCTTTGGGACAACTCTACGTCTGTCATTCCAGTCAGGACAGTGAGAGGAGGTGATAATTGAAGAACACCAGCAAAACATGTTACCGGAGGCATTGGCACGTTAAAAGCAATTACCTTGGGCTTGGCTggacaacaaaaacaaatgaggaACCGGGCATCTGCCTGTTTATCAACACATGtacagcacagccaggatagaTGGGAGCGGAACACTGGGAGTTGGAAACTGGTGCCCATTTTCCACAAGCTACTGGCTAGCACTTGGCAGctgttattttccctttcctactGCTATTTGCATGCCTTGCTTAAACATCTAAGCCCTTTGATTGACTTACACCAGATTTGCTTCATGTAGTTGGTCAATAAGGATCAGGCCCTGCCTGGACCAGCCGCACTGCAAAATTGCACCGGTCTGAAAGATACTGCCAGGGTATTCTGGCAACTTCAGCAtcagtgggaaggaaaagcagcgCAGCTGTGACTCCAGAGAAAGCACGGGCTTCTCCATGAACGTGCACATCGGCAGCAAGGATTCAACtacacaaacattttcagcagtgaCACACAGTGGGACACGCAGCTAACAACAGTCTATAGGACAGTCATCAGAACACCTGGAAAACCCTGCTAACCGCTAACAAAAATCTCTAACTTAATACAGGCTTTCTACAATTGCTTTTGCCAGGTTCTTAATGTTACCTTTATTTAATCTTGCAAAAGCAAGAGCATCAggacaaatgtttctttttccaccaCTGTGGTTAAACTGCGCAAGTAAATTTTGTGGTAAAAATGCAGTTACCAGCTGCCTCACTTGTGAAGTGTATTTGTAATGCTGTGCAGAGAGATGCGCAAGGGAAATCCCACACAGGGATTCTGCTGCCACAACACACCATTCAGGCAGGAAAGTTTTCATTGCTCTGTTCTTCCcacagaaggaggaggggacaagcaaatggaaagaaaaaaggtctgTTCCTTAAACACTAAAAATTTGTGATACTCAACTGCTGTTCTGTTCCAAActcatctctctcctctttgtCCGTCAGCTGAAGAACCTGTGTACCCCTGGGGGCCTGgctggaaataataaataaattgcaaTAACGTAAACCCTGCTTGCATTCGAGATCTGTCTGCACAGCGCTCATGGGCCCCGACTGCAGAGGCTCGGAGCCAGAGCAGTGGCAAACGCCACAGCCCTCCCCGATCCACCACCTCCCCGGTCCACCCCTGCCCGTCCTCCAACACTGCCCTGGGATGGCTCTCACCCGGTGAAAACTAAACTAATTACCTGCACCCAAACCCCAGCTCTTTCTCCAGCGAAAGCCACCCTGCCAGCCAGCCGTGCCCCTGGTGCCACGTGGGCAATGCCACCTCCAacagcctggcagggctggcagcatcACATGTGCCTTTGGTGGCAGCATCAGTGGGACCCCGTGGCACAGTACAGGACAGCATGTGGAACTAGAAGTGGACCCGCTGTCATTACCCATTCTGCATCCTGGCGTTGGTAGCagccaaataaaaatcaaagtccTCAGACGCTGTGCTCTAGGAACCAGGGTCTAAGCAAAGTGttgaaaaattcaaatattttaatgtatttttttaaaaacaagcaaatgagGCTTCAGAACAGGTCCCATCATGTTTTGCTTTACAAAAAGATGTCCACAGATCCATTACGTGAAAGCAGCTGACATACAGATAAACTTAAAATCCTCCAGCCACGTGTACTTACATCTCATTCAATGGCAGGCTCCATGCAGGACACAGCTGGTCCTGGACAAACACTCTACCtggagcacagaaagaaaagtttcctGTCTTTGTCCTTAAAAGCAGCATGAAGTGGGATCCATCTCACAGTTTAAGAGGAGACTCTATCCACAGGCCTCAAAAGCCCTAATCATGCTCCCAATATACCCAGGACAAGCTTGCAGCTGCACCGCGTCCTCCCCCTGCAGCTGTCGGCAACACAAGCCCAGCCTCTGGGGGCCACCGAGGGGGCCTTCACCGGGCCAAAGCAGGCAACTGCCAACCTGTCACTCCACGTCACGCCTGCACAACCCGGCGGCTGCTCATGTGACCCAATGCTTATCTTGCTCAGGACACACAGGATTAGGAGTGAAGCATCAAAAaaggttttggttgttttttttttttaagcaagaagtcaggaaaaaggagggaggaaaatcCTGTGGCAATAGGAATGAAAAAGCATGGTTTTGGCATGTCTGATAAGCTTACTTTTCAGCTCTTATTCAGTCCTGGTTTAATACCTCATTAAAATAGTAAGTCATTAGTTACCTGACAGAGAAGAGTCTCTGGTAACATTTAAATAGTCCATAGTGTTCAGACTGAGGATATTCAAATGGGCTTaaaagggtttggttttgtttttccagaagtttatttcaaaagtgTGCAAACGGGATACATGGATAGCACTGTAATTCTGGTACACCTGATCCACAGACCCCCGACAGCCCTTCTgtctgcccccccacccccccaacacTAAATGAAAGATCTGGGATGTATCGACGATCCAATTAGCTAGCGGAGACACGGAGCTCAGCTTGCCCAGTGTCTGCAAGCAGGGAAATAAGGCTTCTCTAGCTCACCCACAGCTCAACATATGGCGCTACCATGGTAACTAGAAAATAGCATTTACTTAAAACGATGAGGGTGGCACGACGTGCTAGGGGCTGCTGTGCTTTCCCGCGTGGGCACCCATCCTCTGGGGATCTTGAGACGGGTAGTGAATGGGGCCCGGGGCTCTCATGAAGGGAGGCGGGGGCCCCATGGCGTGGAACATGTGTGGTCCGAAACCTGCAGAAACAAAGTTGGCAGCTTCAGACAAAGCAACCGAACAACCAATGCAGAAGTCCTACTGCTTGAAACCACTGACAGAAAGCAACTGGCTTACAGCTGTGCCTTACAAAGGTGCACATCTCCCATGATTCTTCAAATCCTCAaactccttcccctctttccaGTACAACTGGGGCAATCCTTACCCACCACACATCCTTACTCACAGGTAATGGGGGACTGGACAGGTGTCTGTAATGCCAATCTAAATGCTTTCTACTCAACCGTGGAGCAAAGCAAACACATCCACAAGAATCTGACATCCCATAAAAAGAGGGTCTCCAGATAGATATACACAGAGCCAAACACAGCATTTGGCATTCAACCAGCTGCAGAATTACCCTCTGAAGTTCAGGTTAATGTGGCATTTACACAGGCAGCAAAAGCTCCGAGTAGGTCTCAGTACCAGTAACAGGGATCTCCGACACGCCTGAGAATTTGCAAGTGAATACATACCACAACAGGCGGCTCAGTTTAATTAAACTGTGCTGACAGCTCATTTTAGATCATCGGTTTACATTGTATGATCAGGGATGAGGAAAATCAACTCAGGGCATGCGTCAGTGCTACAGTGCAGCCGAGCAAGGAGGACTAGATAGTCTAACACCAAGTTAGACACCCCCACTTGAAGGGGAAACACAAGTACCTGGAGGTGGTGGCGGAGCAATGCCAGGAGGAGGTGGCAAGGCAATGTTAACCACAGCTGGAGGGCCACTTGGAGGTAGGTTGAAGTAATTTGCAGAagcctcctcttctgcagctggaggaggggggagagctgcagaaaaaaagtacatggTGGTTATGGCAATTCTCTCAGTCAAGATATGCAGAGGTATCTGCCTTCAGAGAGGAGGCCAATCAGTTCTTCCGGAAGGGCAAACTGCGGCTACTCTTGCACATCTGAACTGGAGCGAGAAGCAGGACTGCACTGAAACTCCAGAAGAGTCACCATCTTTCTTCACCCGAaaccagctttgctttttccatcaTACAACACTCAGTGCATTAGGAAAACATTAACCAAGCCTTGAAAATCATGTGTTGCCAGTATCTCGGACCTAAGTATCTTTAATTGAGCTTTAACTTTTCACTCATCACAAAGAACTCCCTTTTCATCAAGAATTTGCTTCTAGACAAAGCTCCCCTCCCATCCTAGTTGGCTCTGCTGCAAAGCTACTGTAACTGCCTGCTCTGGGCTCACCAGTGCCTCCACCGTCCTGACCTCTGTTACTGCTCTCGGAGGTTTAACACCAGCTTCTCTCATGGGACCAGGTCAGCATTAAGTGTTTGAGATGAAAACAACTCCCTTACCTCCAGGAAGTCCTGGAACTGGCTCCAGCTTTA
This region includes:
- the MYOZ3 gene encoding myozenin-3 isoform X1 is translated as MLSRSLASPCGTPGVDASPCLVSPRGCLSLPAGQDPSRSRRAAPGAWQQVMTIMRPDPEDVPRLDLGKKVSTPQDLMIEELSLRNNRGSQLFQQRQRRMQRFVFEHPSGYRKLPGLGVGGSRCTEKGDPEGTANEWMAGEDAGDQQTYHSELHVAALPQGGPPEVPKKTEKVLQMSKVLNPDALAPGYSGPLKEVPPEKFNVTAIPKGYRSPWQELLSDKDNTVHGENQPPVRPSPWDFKSFNRTPAPFDRALVSDLFSVPAVDLDNLSVLEVISHRPNFNRAAQGWVRILPESDDL
- the MYOZ3 gene encoding myozenin-3 isoform X2, with product MTIMRPDPEDVPRLDLGKKVSTPQDLMIEELSLRNNRGSQLFQQRQRRMQRFVFEHPSGYRKLPGLGVGGSRCTEKGDPEGTANEWMAGEDAGDQQTYHSELHVAALPQGGPPEVPKKTEKVLQMSKVLNPDALAPGYSGPLKEVPPEKFNVTAIPKGYRSPWQELLSDKDNTVHGENQPPVRPSPWDFKSFNRTPAPFDRALVSDLFSVPAVDLDNLSVLEVISHRPNFNRAAQGWVRILPESDDL